The following are from one region of the Brevinematales bacterium genome:
- a CDS encoding DMT family transporter: protein MEQILAAVFLGFAGNSLISLGQVIQKSQVQGFDIHEGGARKARHIGLWIAGIAGSNIGLAILYWAISIGSASIAGAMNGTGLASLILFSRLILGERIDRWEAAGIALIMLGVVVFPLAPMPVIGQPAVEIAHLWIGAGIMTGVIGVLLAATIVMKKPAGMALGFLAGTFTGFSALFQRAGASEFSAGGGQGVIYTIVWLGFFLLSFLTLQFAYRENPILKILPYFTGFKALIPLIGGVLFFSERLSALQWSGAGLILAGVVVIGVRMGVNGKRERNTIHH from the coding sequence ATGGAACAGATTCTAGCGGCGGTATTCCTCGGGTTTGCGGGGAACTCGCTGATATCTCTGGGGCAGGTTATCCAGAAATCGCAGGTGCAGGGCTTCGATATACATGAGGGGGGCGCGCGGAAGGCCCGGCATATCGGGCTATGGATCGCGGGGATTGCCGGATCGAATATCGGGCTGGCCATCCTCTATTGGGCGATTTCCATAGGGTCGGCGTCCATTGCGGGGGCTATGAACGGTACCGGGCTCGCGTCGCTGATCCTGTTCTCGCGGCTCATACTCGGCGAACGTATCGACCGTTGGGAAGCGGCGGGGATTGCGCTCATCATGCTCGGAGTGGTCGTCTTTCCGCTCGCCCCGATGCCGGTGATCGGGCAGCCCGCCGTAGAGATAGCCCATCTCTGGATAGGGGCTGGGATAATGACCGGGGTTATCGGCGTACTGCTCGCGGCGACTATTGTTATGAAGAAACCAGCGGGGATGGCGCTCGGGTTCCTCGCGGGCACCTTCACGGGGTTCTCGGCGCTGTTCCAGCGCGCGGGCGCGTCGGAATTCTCGGCGGGCGGCGGACAAGGCGTAATCTATACGATAGTATGGCTGGGTTTCTTCCTGCTGTCGTTCCTCACCCTCCAGTTCGCGTACCGTGAAAACCCCATCCTGAAGATTCTCCCGTACTTCACCGGGTTTAAGGCGCTCATCCCGCTGATCGGCGGGGTGCTGTTCTTCTCGGAGCGCCTGAGCGCCCTGCAATGGAGCGGGGCGGGATTAATCCTCGCGGGAGTGGTGGTGATCGGGGTACGGATGGGTGTAAACGGGAAAAGAGAAAGAAATACTATTCATCATTGA